One segment of Sphingobacteriales bacterium DNA contains the following:
- a CDS encoding HD domain-containing protein — protein sequence MNKRKIINDPVYGFITLEFDFLLDLLEHPYFQRLRHIQQVGLGSYVYPGAVHTRFHHALGALHLMQRAVRTLRHKGVSISSAEAQAVCLAILLHDVGHGPFSHALEHALVPQVSHEDISLLLMQRLNTHFNGQLNMAIEIFENRYPKKFLHQLVSSQLDMDRLDYLTRDSFFSGVQEGVIGYDRIIKMLNVHQDELLVEEKGIYSIEKFLISRRLMYWQVYLHKTVLCAEMMLVHILTYAKELAAQDTALFASPALQYFLYENDRIINEDFIRHYTHLDDHDLWCAIKVWQSHSDALLAELCTAFVQRHLLKIELQREPFAADYLEHFTQKLMQHKGYRRHEAAHLVFGGTTSNRAYSTTAENIKILFKDGKTLDIAEASDLLNIQALAAPVVKHYCCYPKYLITS from the coding sequence TTGAATAAAAGAAAAATCATCAACGATCCGGTATATGGGTTCATCACGCTGGAGTTCGATTTTCTATTGGATTTGCTGGAGCACCCCTATTTCCAGCGTTTGCGCCACATACAACAGGTGGGTTTGGGCAGCTATGTATATCCGGGGGCGGTGCATACCCGTTTTCATCATGCTTTGGGCGCACTACACCTGATGCAACGCGCCGTGCGCACCCTGCGCCACAAAGGAGTAAGTATCAGCTCTGCCGAAGCACAAGCCGTTTGTTTGGCGATTTTGCTCCACGATGTAGGTCATGGTCCCTTTTCGCACGCCCTCGAACACGCCCTCGTACCCCAAGTATCTCACGAAGATATTTCTTTGCTGCTCATGCAACGCCTCAATACGCATTTCAATGGGCAATTGAATATGGCGATTGAAATTTTTGAAAACCGCTACCCCAAAAAATTCCTGCATCAGTTAGTATCCAGCCAATTGGATATGGACAGGTTGGATTATCTCACGCGCGATAGTTTTTTTAGTGGCGTACAGGAAGGCGTTATCGGCTACGACCGCATTATAAAAATGCTCAATGTGCATCAAGACGAACTGCTGGTGGAAGAAAAAGGCATTTATTCTATTGAAAAATTTCTGATTTCGCGGCGTTTGATGTATTGGCAGGTGTATTTGCACAAAACGGTGCTTTGTGCCGAAATGATGCTGGTGCATATTTTAACATACGCCAAAGAACTCGCCGCACAGGATACTGCCTTATTTGCATCGCCGGCTTTGCAGTATTTTTTGTACGAAAATGACCGCATCATCAACGAAGATTTTATTCGTCATTATACCCACTTAGACGACCACGATTTGTGGTGCGCCATTAAAGTGTGGCAATCGCACAGCGATGCGCTGTTGGCAGAACTATGTACGGCTTTTGTGCAACGCCATTTGTTGAAAATAGAGTTGCAGCGCGAACCTTTTGCAGCTGATTATTTGGAACATTTTACCCAAAAACTGATGCAGCACAAAGGCTACCGCCGCCACGAAGCCGCACATTTAGTGTTTGGCGGTACTACCAGCAACCGCGCCTACTCCACCACCGCCGAAAATATCAAGATTTTGTTCAAAGACGGAAAAACCCTCGACATCGCCGAAGCCTCCGACTTGCTCAATATCCAAGCCTTAGCCGCTCCGGTAGTGAAGCATTATTGTTGCTATCCCAAATATTTAATAACATCTTAG
- a CDS encoding YiiD C-terminal domain-containing protein — MPDSRSVFPTPKKENFSSMRARWLFNLFPVYRRTGGRVCFISEDWKEVHVRLSLNFFTRNYVGTVFGGSIYACLDPIFMLQLIQILGKDYVVWDKAAHIKFMKPITGTVYARCSISDETIEHIKTQVAAHQKYVIEMHTAFHDAAHTVYAETTKTLYIADKNYYRQRQR, encoded by the coding sequence ATGCCCGACAGCAGAAGCGTTTTTCCCACTCCAAAAAAAGAAAATTTTTCTTCTATGCGTGCCCGTTGGTTGTTCAATCTGTTTCCGGTGTATCGGCGCACGGGCGGCAGGGTATGTTTTATTTCGGAAGATTGGAAAGAAGTGCATGTACGCCTCTCGCTTAATTTTTTTACCCGCAATTATGTAGGTACTGTTTTCGGCGGCAGTATCTATGCTTGTTTAGACCCCATCTTTATGTTGCAGTTGATACAGATTTTAGGAAAAGACTATGTAGTGTGGGATAAAGCTGCTCATATTAAATTTATGAAGCCCATTACCGGCACTGTGTATGCGCGTTGCAGCATCAGCGACGAAACCATTGAGCATATCAAAACACAGGTTGCCGCACATCAAAAATATGTGATAGAAATGCACACTGCTTTTCATGATGCGGCGCATACTGTATATGCCGAAACTACCAAAACTTTGTACATTGCAGATAAAAATTATTATCGGCAACGGCAACGGTAG
- the arsS gene encoding arsenosugar biosynthesis radical SAM protein ArsS (Some members of this family are selenoproteins.) — protein sequence MLSSLRKRASTLAAAPQQLAVLQGAPFASGELPFFDEKMKAVGCAVLRPVPLEVLQVNVGYRCNQVCAHCHVDAAPDRKEVMQRGTFEHILEVLRRHRSINTLDITGGAPEMNPHFRCLVEEASAIGVADIIVRSNLTILVSNAAYRELPEFFAKYRVHVVSSLPFYKAERTDRQRGEGVFEQSLEALRLLNDCGYGKENSGLLLDLVYNPAGAFLPAAQQILERDFKRELATQYGIAFNRLFALTNLPISRFLDYLLQSGNYEDYMHTLVHAFNAAALNNVMCRNTVSVAWDGTLYDCDFNQMLQLPVAAAVRHIADFDAERLQQRAIVVSQHCYGCTAGAGSSCQGSLV from the coding sequence ATGCTTTCTTCTCTGCGAAAACGCGCCTCTACGCTTGCTGCTGCTCCTCAACAATTAGCCGTATTGCAGGGTGCGCCTTTTGCTTCGGGCGAGTTGCCTTTTTTTGATGAAAAAATGAAGGCGGTGGGCTGTGCGGTGTTGCGCCCTGTTCCTTTGGAAGTGTTGCAAGTGAATGTGGGCTATCGTTGCAATCAGGTGTGCGCGCACTGCCACGTAGATGCCGCCCCCGACCGCAAAGAGGTGATGCAGCGCGGTACTTTTGAGCATATTTTGGAGGTGTTGCGCCGTCATCGCAGCATCAATACCCTCGATATTACCGGCGGCGCACCCGAAATGAACCCGCATTTCAGGTGCTTGGTGGAGGAAGCCTCTGCTATTGGCGTGGCGGATATTATTGTGCGCTCCAACCTCACTATTTTGGTGTCTAATGCTGCTTATCGCGAATTGCCGGAGTTTTTTGCAAAGTATCGTGTGCATGTGGTGTCGTCTTTGCCTTTTTATAAAGCCGAAAGAACCGACCGACAACGTGGCGAAGGTGTTTTTGAGCAGTCTTTGGAGGCTTTGCGCCTCCTCAATGATTGTGGCTATGGCAAAGAAAATTCGGGCTTACTACTAGATTTGGTTTATAATCCGGCGGGGGCTTTTTTGCCGGCGGCGCAACAAATTTTGGAGCGCGACTTTAAGCGGGAACTCGCCACACAATACGGTATTGCCTTCAACCGCCTCTTTGCCCTCACCAATTTGCCCATTAGCCGATTTTTGGATTATCTGTTGCAAAGCGGAAATTATGAAGATTATATGCACACCTTAGTCCACGCTTTTAATGCGGCGGCTTTGAACAATGTGATGTGCCGCAATACTGTATCGGTGGCGTGGGACGGCACGCTCTACGATTGTGATTTTAACCAGATGCTGCAACTTCCGGTGGCGGCGGCTGTGCGCCATATCGCCGATTTTGATGCCGAGCGGCTGCAACAACGCGCTATTGTGGTGTCGCAACATTGCTACGGTTGCACGGCAGGGGCGGGTAGTAGTTGTCAGGGGAGTTTGGTGTAG
- a CDS encoding aconitate hydratase — protein sequence MIFDVNMIEAHYASLPEKIKQLRSLISRPLTLTEKILYAHLHGDSPLQDYQRGKDYVFFAPDRVAMQDATAQMALLQFMSCGRNKVAVPSTVHCDHLIVAKNGSEEDLERANQENDEVYNFLASVSDKYGIGFWKPGAGIIHQVVLENYAFPGGMMIGTDSHTVNAGGLGMIAIGVGGADACDVMAGLPWELKMPKLIGIKLTGKLNGWASAKDVILKVAGILTVKGGTGYIIEYFGEGANSLSCTGKGTICNMGAEVGATTSTFGYDAAMSRYLRATGRAHIADLADGVAAHLTADPEVYANPAQYFDQVIEINLSELEPHLNGPFTPDRATPISKMREEAQANGWPTRIEVGLIGSCTNSSYEDISRAASLAAQAAAKNLSPKAEFTITPGSEQVRYTIERDGLIDIFEKIGAKVFANACGPCIGMWDRMGAEKEEKNTIVHSFNRNFAKRADGNPNTYAFVGSPELVTALAIAGDLGFNPLTDTLINNKGEAVKLDPPHGDELPTRGFAVDDAGYQKPAENGSHITVRVAPDSERLQLLAPFAAWEGTDLRGLRLLIKAKGKCTTDHISMAGPWLRYRGHLDNISNNLLIGAVNAFNDKTNTVLNPLNGEYGAVPATARAYKAAGLGSMVFGEENYGEGSSREHAAMEPRHLGVRAVMVKSFARIHETNLKKQGMLALTFADKNDYDKIREDDTVDIIGLTEFAPNKNLTVRLHHSDGSTDTIQAAHTYNQQQIEWFQAGGALNVIRRNLV from the coding sequence ATGATTTTTGATGTAAACATGATAGAAGCGCATTACGCATCGCTTCCCGAAAAAATAAAACAATTGCGTAGTCTCATTTCGCGTCCGCTTACGCTCACCGAAAAAATCCTCTATGCCCACCTTCACGGCGACTCCCCGCTGCAAGATTATCAACGCGGCAAAGATTATGTGTTTTTCGCACCCGACCGCGTAGCCATGCAAGATGCCACCGCCCAAATGGCTCTGTTGCAGTTTATGTCGTGCGGCAGAAACAAAGTAGCCGTGCCGAGTACGGTGCATTGCGACCACCTCATCGTTGCCAAAAATGGCTCAGAAGAAGATTTGGAACGTGCCAATCAGGAAAATGACGAAGTGTATAATTTCTTGGCTTCGGTATCCGACAAATACGGCATCGGATTTTGGAAACCCGGTGCGGGTATTATTCATCAGGTGGTGCTGGAAAATTACGCCTTCCCCGGCGGTATGATGATAGGCACAGACAGCCACACCGTAAATGCAGGCGGCTTGGGAATGATAGCCATTGGCGTAGGTGGTGCAGACGCTTGCGATGTGATGGCGGGCTTGCCTTGGGAACTGAAAATGCCCAAACTCATCGGTATCAAACTCACCGGAAAACTCAACGGCTGGGCTTCTGCCAAAGATGTTATCCTCAAAGTAGCCGGTATCCTGACCGTAAAAGGAGGTACAGGCTATATCATTGAATATTTTGGCGAAGGGGCTAATAGTCTTTCTTGCACCGGAAAAGGCACTATTTGCAATATGGGTGCTGAAGTGGGTGCTACCACCTCCACTTTTGGCTACGATGCCGCTATGAGCCGCTACCTGCGTGCCACCGGACGCGCCCACATCGCCGACCTCGCTGATGGTGTCGCCGCACACCTCACCGCCGACCCCGAAGTATATGCCAATCCTGCCCAATACTTCGACCAAGTTATTGAAATTAACTTATCCGAATTGGAGCCGCACCTCAATGGTCCCTTCACACCCGACCGCGCCACCCCCATTTCCAAAATGCGCGAAGAAGCCCAAGCCAACGGCTGGCCAACGCGTATAGAAGTGGGTTTAATAGGTTCTTGTACCAACTCCTCTTACGAAGATATTTCGCGGGCAGCATCGCTGGCAGCACAAGCCGCCGCCAAAAACCTCAGCCCCAAAGCCGAATTTACCATTACACCGGGCAGCGAGCAGGTGCGATACACCATTGAGCGCGACGGGCTGATAGATATTTTTGAAAAAATAGGCGCGAAAGTATTTGCCAATGCTTGTGGTCCTTGTATTGGTATGTGGGACAGAATGGGTGCAGAAAAAGAAGAAAAAAACACCATCGTACATTCGTTCAACCGCAACTTTGCCAAACGTGCCGACGGCAACCCCAATACCTATGCTTTCGTGGGTTCGCCCGAACTCGTTACTGCTCTCGCCATTGCCGGAGATTTAGGTTTTAACCCGCTCACCGATACGCTCATCAACAACAAGGGAGAAGCCGTAAAATTAGACCCTCCTCACGGCGACGAACTGCCCACGCGCGGCTTTGCCGTAGATGATGCGGGCTATCAGAAACCCGCCGAAAACGGCAGCCATATCACCGTGCGTGTAGCCCCCGACTCCGAGCGTCTGCAACTATTAGCCCCCTTCGCCGCTTGGGAAGGAACTGACCTGCGCGGCTTGCGCTTGCTCATAAAAGCCAAAGGAAAATGCACCACCGACCATATTTCTATGGCGGGTCCTTGGTTGCGCTATCGCGGGCATTTGGACAATATTTCCAACAATTTGCTCATCGGCGCGGTCAATGCTTTCAACGACAAAACCAATACCGTACTCAACCCCTTAAATGGCGAATACGGAGCAGTGCCCGCTACGGCACGCGCCTATAAAGCCGCCGGTTTAGGCTCTATGGTATTCGGTGAAGAAAATTACGGCGAAGGCAGCAGCCGCGAACACGCCGCTATGGAGCCGCGCCACTTGGGGGTGCGTGCCGTGATGGTAAAATCTTTTGCCCGTATTCACGAAACCAACCTCAAAAAACAGGGAATGTTGGCACTTACCTTTGCAGACAAAAACGATTACGACAAAATCCGCGAAGATGATACCGTTGATATTATAGGACTCACGGAATTTGCTCCGAACAAAAACCTCACCGTGCGCCTCCACCACAGCGATGGCAGCACCGATACCATACAAGCCGCCCACACCTACAACCAACAACAAATTGAGTGGTTTCAGGCAGGTGGCGCGCTCAATGTAATTCGCCGCAATTTGGTGTAG
- a CDS encoding YbjQ family protein — protein MIISTTPTLQGYDIENYLGLVTGEVIVGANIFKDLFAGIRDIVGGRSGSYEEVLAEARENAIREMLQRAETQGANAIVGVDVDYETINNMLIVCVSGTAVHVHKKSMSL, from the coding sequence ATCATCATCAGCACCACACCCACCTTGCAGGGCTACGATATTGAAAATTATTTGGGATTGGTGACGGGCGAAGTCATTGTGGGGGCAAATATTTTCAAAGACCTTTTTGCAGGCATACGCGATATTGTAGGCGGTCGGTCAGGCTCGTATGAAGAAGTGCTTGCCGAAGCCCGCGAAAATGCTATTCGGGAGATGTTGCAACGCGCCGAAACACAGGGAGCTAACGCCATTGTGGGTGTTGATGTAGATTACGAAACCATCAACAATATGCTCATTGTGTGCGTAAGTGGCACGGCAGTGCATGTGCATAAGAAAAGTATGAGTTTGTGA
- a CDS encoding TerC family protein yields the protein MEFTTAAFISLLTLSILEVVLGIDNIVFISILSGKLRAEEQKKARRYGLIIGMVVRLLLLSVIAWIMRLEEPLINIGTLDLSGKDLILLFGGLFLLYQSTKEIHHKLEGEHGENNAQVSTSFAAVMGQMLIINVVFSLDSVITAIGMADQLWVMMTAVVISVFVMMLAADPISDFVQKHPSIKILALSFLLLIGFSLIVEALHYHVPKGYIYFAMAFSFLVDIIQLRYDKKHRPVQLHEYYTEENEDKKSKEKKS from the coding sequence ATGGAATTTACCACCGCGGCATTCATTTCTCTGCTTACGCTCAGTATTCTGGAGGTTGTTTTGGGTATTGACAATATTGTATTTATATCTATTTTGTCGGGAAAACTGCGCGCCGAAGAGCAAAAAAAAGCACGCCGCTACGGTTTGATAATCGGTATGGTGGTGCGCCTGTTGCTGTTGAGCGTGATAGCGTGGATTATGAGACTCGAAGAGCCACTCATTAATATCGGTACGCTGGATTTGTCGGGCAAAGATTTGATTTTGCTGTTTGGGGGCTTGTTTTTGTTGTATCAAAGCACCAAAGAAATACACCACAAGCTCGAAGGCGAGCACGGCGAAAACAATGCACAGGTTTCCACTTCTTTTGCGGCTGTAATGGGGCAAATGCTGATTATTAATGTGGTGTTTTCGTTGGATTCGGTGATTACTGCCATTGGTATGGCAGACCAACTTTGGGTGATGATGACGGCAGTGGTGATTTCGGTGTTCGTGATGATGCTTGCCGCCGACCCTATCAGCGATTTTGTGCAAAAGCACCCTTCCATTAAAATACTCGCACTCAGCTTTTTGTTGCTCATCGGTTTTTCGCTCATCGTAGAAGCCCTCCATTATCACGTTCCCAAAGGTTATATTTATTTTGCAATGGCTTTTTCTTTTTTGGTGGACATCATTCAACTGCGCTACGACAAAAAGCACCGCCCTGTGCAGTTGCACGAGTATTATACTGAAGAAAACGAAGACAAGAAATCAAAAGAAAAAAAATCTTAA
- a CDS encoding NTP transferase domain-containing protein: MALTKAMIFAAGIGSRLRPFTLTHPKALVPFLGKPLLWHCLEYVQSQGIGEVLINVLHFGEQIIAFAEQYRRQHPHFGIYISDERDHLLDTGGGLKKAASFFENDRAAFALINADVVSTIDLRAMYAYHRRRAALVTLAVQQRGASRTLLFDAAQCLVGRENRSSGTREWAVPPPENAAATAFSAWDFSGIHIVEPALLHTATPPQEVFSIIDWYLAAARAGEKIKAFPCPSAFWADVGSPEKLAQAEQQYTLYLQKKLIFLRRKAAWHNRPPKK, translated from the coding sequence ATGGCACTCACCAAAGCAATGATTTTTGCCGCCGGTATTGGTTCGCGGCTGCGTCCTTTTACGCTCACGCACCCCAAAGCCTTGGTTCCTTTTTTGGGCAAGCCTTTGCTGTGGCATTGTTTGGAGTATGTGCAAAGTCAGGGCATCGGCGAGGTGCTTATCAATGTACTCCATTTCGGCGAGCAGATAATAGCATTTGCGGAGCAATACCGCCGCCAACACCCGCATTTCGGCATTTATATTTCTGACGAGCGCGACCACCTGCTCGATACGGGCGGCGGCTTGAAAAAAGCGGCTTCTTTTTTTGAAAACGACCGCGCCGCCTTCGCCCTCATCAATGCCGATGTGGTCAGCACCATCGATTTGCGGGCGATGTATGCCTATCACCGCCGCCGCGCCGCGCTGGTTACTTTGGCGGTGCAGCAGCGCGGAGCTTCGCGCACTTTGCTTTTTGATGCCGCCCAGTGCCTCGTGGGGCGCGAAAACCGCAGCAGCGGCACGCGCGAGTGGGCAGTGCCACCGCCCGAAAATGCCGCCGCTACCGCTTTCAGTGCGTGGGATTTTAGTGGCATACACATCGTAGAGCCGGCATTGCTGCATACCGCCACGCCGCCGCAGGAGGTGTTTTCTATCATTGATTGGTACTTGGCGGCGGCGAGGGCAGGCGAAAAAATAAAGGCTTTTCCGTGTCCTTCGGCTTTTTGGGCAGATGTGGGCAGCCCCGAAAAATTGGCGCAAGCCGAGCAGCAATATACCCTGTATTTACAAAAAAAACTGATTTTTTTGCGGCGCAAAGCAGCTTGGCACAATAGACCGCCAAAAAAATAA
- a CDS encoding insulinase family protein, whose protein sequence is MKKISFILLSFLFFMLMEDIAVAQERSLLKNTSGKYPYEYAENDPLQTRIYTLQNGLKVYISPNADEPRIQTMVAVKAGSKNDPAETTGLAHYLEHMLFKGTSKFGTSNWEAEKKLLQGISDLYEQHRNTNDATEKKRIYHQIDSLSTQAAQHAIPSEYDKMVTALGATGTNAYTSNEQTVYINNIPSTALEKWVKIESERFQELVLRLFHTELETVYEEFNMGQDNDFRKSYKSLFKGLFPTHPYGTQTTIGEGEHLKNPSMVNIHRYFSTYYVPNNMAVILAGDVNPDAAIALCDEYFGKWQPKPIPPFQYKPEQPIAAPQVSENYGSQAEHLYLGFRFEGANSRDALLLRLMSRMLENGQAGLFDIDLMQKQKVLDVGSYEMILHDYSAHILYGVPREGQTLQEVKDLMLQEIEKIKKGDFEPWLLEAVLKNYRLETIKGYEDNRNRASALVSAFVLDVNYADYVALLDELDQITREDIIAFAQKNYGNNYVVTYKYNGEDKNVHKVEKPEITPLNINRSEQSPFVQGIEAMSESVLEPVFLDYQKDIETTPLNTQIPFNYIRNKNNELFKLYYLLDMGTDHVKELDLAIRYLPYLGTDRYSAEELKKEFFKLGLKFDVFSARDKVYVQLSGLGSSLEEGVKLFEHILAHVKADPNIYNELVETILKERADAKLSKQEILQRALTSYAKYGAASPYTYIMSEEELRNADIERLVQYIKTLTQYKHRIFYYGPDAADNVKEIIKKYHRTPALLSDYPKATVFRELDQTQNHIYFADYKQKQIDLMLLSRDETYNPKNAAAAYIFNEYFGAGLSSIVFQEIREAKALAYTAYSSYTTPVRQNESHYLVAYIGTQADKLTDALDAMMALLNDMPEAARQFEGAKEAALKKIESQRFLGDRIFWDAEAARSRGLSYDLRRDIYAEIKTMTLPQLKAFFQQHVKNKSFAYLLLGDKSKLDLEAVQKIAPVQELSLEQLFGY, encoded by the coding sequence GTGAAAAAAATATCTTTTATCTTATTATCTTTTCTTTTCTTTATGTTGATGGAAGACATTGCCGTTGCGCAGGAGCGCAGCCTTTTAAAAAATACTTCCGGCAAGTACCCTTATGAATATGCCGAAAACGACCCTTTGCAAACACGTATTTATACGTTGCAAAATGGTTTGAAAGTGTATATAAGCCCCAATGCCGACGAGCCGCGCATACAAACGATGGTTGCCGTGAAAGCAGGCTCTAAAAACGACCCCGCCGAAACCACCGGTTTGGCGCATTATCTGGAACACATGCTCTTTAAGGGCACTTCCAAATTTGGTACGAGCAACTGGGAAGCGGAAAAAAAACTTTTGCAGGGCATTTCCGACCTCTACGAGCAGCACCGCAATACCAACGATGCTACCGAAAAAAAACGCATCTACCACCAAATTGACAGCCTCTCCACACAAGCGGCTCAACACGCCATTCCGAGCGAATACGATAAAATGGTAACAGCACTCGGTGCTACCGGCACCAATGCTTATACCTCCAACGAACAAACGGTGTATATCAACAATATCCCCTCCACCGCTTTGGAAAAATGGGTAAAAATTGAAAGCGAGCGTTTTCAGGAATTGGTGCTGCGCCTGTTTCATACCGAACTGGAAACGGTGTATGAAGAATTTAATATGGGGCAGGACAACGACTTTCGCAAATCGTACAAATCCTTGTTCAAAGGGTTGTTTCCTACCCACCCATACGGCACACAAACCACCATCGGCGAGGGCGAGCACCTCAAAAACCCTTCTATGGTGAATATCCACCGTTATTTCAGCACCTACTATGTACCCAACAACATGGCGGTGATATTGGCAGGCGATGTAAATCCCGATGCCGCCATTGCTTTGTGCGACGAGTATTTTGGCAAGTGGCAGCCCAAACCCATACCGCCTTTTCAATACAAACCCGAACAGCCCATCGCCGCACCGCAGGTATCCGAAAACTACGGCTCGCAAGCCGAACACCTCTATCTGGGCTTTCGTTTCGAAGGGGCAAACTCCCGCGATGCACTGCTGCTGCGCCTGATGAGCCGTATGCTCGAAAACGGACAAGCCGGTTTGTTTGATATTGATTTAATGCAAAAACAAAAAGTATTAGATGTCGGCTCTTACGAAATGATTTTGCACGATTATTCCGCACATATATTATATGGCGTGCCGCGCGAAGGGCAAACCCTGCAAGAAGTGAAAGATTTGATGTTGCAGGAAATTGAAAAAATAAAAAAAGGCGATTTTGAACCTTGGCTCTTGGAAGCGGTATTAAAAAACTATCGTTTGGAAACCATCAAAGGCTACGAAGACAACCGCAACCGCGCCTCTGCCTTGGTGAGTGCTTTTGTATTAGATGTCAATTATGCCGATTATGTGGCATTGCTCGACGAACTCGACCAAATTACGCGCGAAGACATCATCGCTTTTGCACAAAAAAACTACGGCAATAATTATGTCGTAACCTATAAATACAACGGCGAAGACAAAAACGTGCATAAAGTAGAAAAACCCGAAATAACGCCCCTCAATATCAACCGCAGCGAACAGTCGCCTTTTGTGCAGGGTATAGAGGCAATGTCGGAGTCGGTTTTGGAGCCTGTGTTTTTGGATTATCAGAAAGATATAGAAACCACGCCCCTCAACACGCAAATTCCTTTTAACTATATCCGCAACAAAAACAACGAATTGTTTAAGTTGTATTATTTGTTGGATATGGGTACTGACCATGTAAAAGAACTCGACCTCGCCATTCGTTATTTGCCCTATTTGGGCACCGACCGTTACAGTGCCGAAGAGTTGAAAAAAGAGTTTTTTAAATTAGGGTTAAAATTTGATGTATTCAGCGCACGCGACAAAGTATATGTGCAATTGTCGGGATTGGGGAGCAGTTTGGAAGAAGGCGTAAAACTCTTTGAGCATATTTTGGCACATGTAAAAGCCGACCCGAACATCTACAACGAACTCGTAGAGACCATACTCAAAGAGCGCGCCGATGCCAAATTATCCAAACAAGAAATTTTGCAGCGTGCCCTTACGAGCTATGCCAAATACGGTGCTGCTTCGCCTTATACTTATATTATGAGCGAAGAGGAGCTGCGCAATGCCGATATTGAGCGTTTGGTGCAATACATCAAAACACTCACACAATACAAACACCGCATTTTTTATTACGGTCCCGATGCCGCCGACAACGTAAAAGAAATCATCAAAAAATACCACCGCACACCCGCGCTGCTGTCGGATTATCCCAAAGCCACTGTTTTCCGCGAACTCGACCAAACTCAAAATCACATCTACTTTGCCGACTACAAGCAAAAACAAATAGATTTGATGCTACTCTCGCGCGATGAAACGTATAATCCGAAAAACGCCGCCGCCGCTTATATTTTCAACGAATATTTCGGAGCGGGCTTGTCGTCTATCGTATTTCAGGAAATCCGCGAAGCCAAAGCTTTGGCATATACCGCCTACTCATCATACACCACGCCGGTGCGCCAAAACGAAAGCCACTATTTGGTGGCATATATTGGTACGCAAGCCGACAAACTCACCGATGCCTTAGATGCGATGATGGCATTGCTCAACGATATGCCCGAAGCCGCCCGACAATTTGAAGGTGCAAAAGAAGCTGCCCTCAAAAAAATAGAGAGCCAACGCTTTTTGGGCGACCGCATCTTTTGGGACGCAGAAGCTGCCCGCAGCCGTGGTTTGTCGTATGATTTGCGCCGCGATATTTATGCCGAAATAAAAACAATGACGCTGCCGCAGTTGAAAGCATTTTTCCAACAGCACGTCAAAAACAAATCTTTTGCTTATTTGCTCTTGGGCGACAAAAGCAAATTAGATTTGGAGGCAGTACAAAAAATTGCACCCGTGCAGGAATTGTCGCTGGAGCAATTATTCGGATATTGA
- a CDS encoding ATP-binding cassette domain-containing protein: MTTTDDTLVVDLAGVDIFQKDRLILENVNLQIKKGEFVYLVGKTGTGKSSLLKTLYGDLSLRSGFGTVVGFDLKQLNWKTVPFLRRKLGIIFQDFHLLLDRNIEDNLKFALQVTGWRDAYEINRRIDIVLENVKMLHHRKAMPYEMSGGEQQRIAIARALLNDPLLILADEPTGNLDAETSEEIITLLKLICTETETSALIGSHDIYTISKFPSRILRCANHRISDVKL; encoded by the coding sequence ATGACAACAACTGATGATACGTTAGTGGTGGATTTGGCGGGAGTGGATATTTTTCAAAAAGACCGTTTGATTTTGGAAAATGTAAATTTACAAATTAAAAAAGGGGAATTTGTGTATTTGGTGGGAAAAACAGGCACTGGCAAAAGCAGTCTCCTCAAAACCCTCTACGGCGACCTGTCCCTGCGCTCCGGTTTCGGAACGGTGGTGGGCTTCGATTTGAAACAGCTCAACTGGAAAACTGTTCCTTTTTTGCGCCGCAAATTGGGTATTATTTTTCAGGATTTTCATTTGTTGCTCGACCGCAATATTGAAGACAATCTGAAATTTGCGCTGCAAGTGACGGGCTGGCGCGATGCCTACGAAATCAACCGCCGCATAGATATTGTGCTGGAAAATGTAAAAATGCTGCACCACCGCAAAGCAATGCCCTACGAAATGTCGGGCGGCGAACAACAGCGCATTGCCATTGCCCGTGCGCTGCTCAACGACCCGCTGCTGATTTTAGCCGACGAACCCACCGGCAACTTAGATGCCGAAACTTCCGAAGAAATCATCACGCTGCTCAAACTCATCTGCACCGAAACCGAAACCTCTGCCCTTATCGGCTCGCACGATATTTATACTATCAGCAAATTTCCTTCGCGCATTTTGCGCTGCGCCAACCATCGCATCAGCGATGTAAAACTTTGA